Sequence from the Lacerta agilis isolate rLacAgi1 chromosome 6, rLacAgi1.pri, whole genome shotgun sequence genome:
ctaatctgttaaggtcattttgaagtgtgatcctgtcctctggggtattagccacccctcccaatttggtgtcatctgcaaacttgatcaggatgccctcaagcccatcatccaagtcattgatgaagatgttgaatcagactgggcccaagacagaaccctgtggcaccccactagtcacttctctccaggatgaagaggagccattgatgagcacacTTTGGGTTCGGTcggtcagccagttacaaatccactgaatggtagcattgtctagcccacattttaccagcttctttacaagaatatcatggggcaccttgtcaaaggccttgctgaaatcaagataggctatatccacagcattcccttcatctaccaggcttgtaattatGAAAGGGGTCATGAAAGGGAGCAGCAACTATATCAATGGGACATGCTGAAAGTATATTTGGAAGGGCAGGAGTTATAGACTTTATTTTCTTACAATTATTTGCcatttttcttccatcatggaacccaatgtAGTATAGTCATGGTTCCTAGGTGGTCACCTTTCCAGCCACTAACCAGACTGGCAGTAGCACCCAGTGTTGTGGGGCACAGCTGAAGAACCACTCTCCCAACATCAGCATTGCTATAGATTACCTGGATGGGACTGGTGGTCAGGATGCTCAGGTGCACTGGCACAAGCACGGGATTGGCTCCACCAGGGCGTTCATGTAGCCTCAGCCACTGCCCTGCCCAAGTCCCAGCCCTATTCAGGTAAGCAGTAGTGGTGTCAGAAAGGCAGATCTGCTTCACCACATTGACCACTACTATCAGTAAGGTGATGGCTTCACATGgcttcagaccataccctgggaCTTATCCCATCTACCCTCCATTTCTCttgtcaaacaaaataaaaaataaaagaattccttccagtagcaccttagagaccaactaagtttgttctttgtatgagctttcgtgtgcatgcacacttcttcagatacacagtatcttagttggtctctaaggtgctactggaaggaattttttattattttttattttgttttggctatggcagaccaagacggctacctacctgtaactggatcttttGAAACAGACTTTCAAAACAAACTAGCTACTGCCCAGGACACAACCACCAGACTAGCAACAGAGCAAGTGGAAATATCTGGCAAAGCACATTTTTGTCTGAATTTGGACAGTTCTTGCTCACAGTACATGCATAAGAGCCAAGGATAAGATTGTGACTTGCTGAAAATACCAATGTGGTTGTAAAAGCTGGATTGCTGTTTCCTCCCCTCTAAAGCACAACTATTCTTAGAACAGAAACACTGTCCTGCAGAGATCCTTTGTTTTGGCTGTGGGTGGGAACAATAAGATGGGAAATAAGTGTGCAAGTAGAAAGAGGGAGCTGAAACTAGTTGCTCTCCTGAGTTCTGAAAGACTTTATAACTTAAAGAGTTTGTGTGATATTTATCTTGAACTGGTTTGTTGAACAGACAGCAGTTGCTTTTTCAAAGAAAACAAGAGAACTATGAAGTTTTTTATTCTTTGCAGCCCCTACGGGCTGGAACACACATTATAGGTCTAAGCCCAAAGGCTACACTGTGGAGGTCTTCAAGCTGAACAAGCTGTCTCTCCAGCGTGGGAGCAAAGGCACCAGGAAAAGAATGGTTTCTCTTGGATTATATTACCTCAAAAATGGCCAAaatactcttaaaaaaaacaaaaaacctgtgtAAACATACTCATTTCCATCCCCATTATTAGCTGGCAAAAGGAAGCCATCTGCGTTTTTACAGCTATGGTAGGAGGAAGAAAAATGCTTGAAGGCCcatccttttaaataaaagatgaTTATTAATCATAGTAACATTTTTGTCACCCAATCCATAAATGCTCTTGTACAAACAGAATAAGGTTCTTAACTTCTCCAGACAATCTTGCAGTTTTTGGCTGCTCTCGCTGAAGCACTCAAGTTCATTTAGTCTCTGAGGACCATTCAAGCAATTAGTAATTGTGtgcattgcttttaaaaagcaaattacaGGTGCAAACTGGTGGTGGTCTAGATCAGGGTCCTGGCATGAAGATTAACCCTATGCTCCCTGTTATGGTCCCAATCTGaattgcttcctcttcctctctatCTCCTACCGCACACACCAGCAATGTGCAAATGGGAGCTTCTTGCCTCCGATGCAAAGTGTCTGGATTGGGACCACAAAAGggagcaaagggttaaagccttGTAACCCTGAATGTTAGGGTCTGATCCAAATCCTCCCACCCCTGGAACCTGACAAAAACTGCTGGGCAGTTTGAGTATCATTTTATTCAGAAGCACCAGCATGCTACATACATAGATGCATTCCTAAATGCCATTAAGATTGTGTGCTTTTTATTGTGACTGCAGAAAAAGTGGGTGTCTGAAGCATCCACTagaactttttgttttttaaaaaattggtcaTGATCAGAGGAAGATTGTTTCAGATCTTCCCACCTTCCAGCCCTAAAAGCTTTGCATGATACACTGTATTCAGGTTAATCTAACAGAACTGCCAATCAATTCCTATCTACATTTGTCCCAATCCAGCTAAGCCATTTTAGTTACTTATTAAGCAAAATGGATATTCCACCTTAAATTATAAAGAGGATCTCGGAGCAGGTTGCAACATACAAATTTGTTGTACATGTACCCACTGACTTGAgactaagaacataggaagccaccttacaatgaagcagaacattggtccatctagctcactactgtctgcactgactggcagtagttctccagagtttcaggcaggattctctccTAGCCCTGCCAGAAGATGCTGTGGATtagacctgggatcttctgcatgcaaggcagatagatgttcttccactgagctgcagccctttgcCAATGGACATCATTAGGCATGTGCTGTCAGATAGTAATTCTATGTACACTTATTTGGGAACATATCACATTAAAATGATGATGCATATAATATTGTGCATATCTcattatgctgtgaaccaccccaGGATCTTTGGAtaaaagcggtatacaaatttattaaaataaatgaataaaatcagTAATGCCTTCTTTGGAGTAAAAATGCATGTCCCATTGAATGCAACAGACAAATAATTCATCACTCATGTTAGTTTGAATAGGACTTCATTAGAACTAAAATGAGCATGATTAGGACCTGTCTTAATTTTAGCTGCAGTTGACTCAAATGAAATGTAGAAAAGACTGGTGGTTTCATTCCATATTACAAACTAGATAACTTCTCTTATTACAAAATATCTGCTCTATTGTTTCCTTTAAAAGGGCATCACCAAccaacttaaataaaaaaaggtttttaccttctaatacagtggtgccccgctagacgaaaataattcgtcctgcgaaaattttcgtctagcgaagcggcaatgacaaccgtgctccgctaaacgaaaaaaaaaagatgaaacttttttgtcttgcgaagcagccccatagactttttcgtcttgcttccgctagacgaatgccgttcgtctagtgagtttttcgtctagcgaggcatttgtctagcggggcaccactgtacaggcatccccaaccttcggccctccagatgttttggactacaattcccgtcatccctgaccactggtcctgttagctagggatcatgggaattgtagatcaaaacatctggagggctgcaggttgggggtgcctgttctaataGGTAAACAGGCACAATAACAGATGGTGAAAACTGATGATTTTAAGTAAGCTTTGTAAGATGTCAGCTGAAATCTATGAGGATGTATAAACACGAAGACCACTACGGAATGGCTGAAGGTGCAGAATTATGTATCTTCTGATATGTGgcctgaatgaatgaaaatattgAAATATCTGGGTTAGCTTACTTGGGTTTTATTTTGGCTTGGATGAGGAGCTGAAGGGTATCTGGAATTCTTCCAATGGACTAATATGACAGCTTTTGCTTTTTCTCTATTTCAAGACTATAGAATGTTACACATAAAAACTGCTGTTTCATGGTAAATCAGGATGTGGAAGGCAAAACGGCAAAGTATTCCATTTTCAAAATCTTGCTATGGCAATCATGTTAAAAGGGAAAGTTGCGGCTaacaaaattgtaaaaaaaaaagctacttcTTTCAAAAGGAAAGAGATGCCATTGAAATATACAACACACCAGCAGTTTCAAAagattttaataaataatgagGATTCATTTCTTTACTGTATAAACTATAAATATACCATAGAGTCCTCATAACTTAAAATAATTTACAGGCTGAGGTAGGGGGCTGGGAGGAGGTGGGTATAGGATGGAGGGTTGGTCTATCTCAGAGGTTCTCTGTTTTCCTACTGATTACGCATACGCAGGCTGTGTCAATCCGAATGAAGCGCCAAGCTGCCTGCTTGCCATCCATTGTCAGTGCCTTGACAAAGGTGTGTGTGGTGGTGCAGTAGGAATTCCAATGCCTGGCATCAATGCCTCTGCACCCGCTAGACACTGGCTTAGGGTCTCTGCACTTGGTCTCGAAAAAGTACTGTTTGTAAGGGTAGTTGTTATAGTTTACGTCCACCACCACAGTCACCTCTTTGCCTTTAATGTCTGTTGCTGTGGTTTTGTTGGCAACCCACACACTAACACTGTCGCACACAGAGTACTCTCCTCGGTTGTGCACAGGGTGAGTTGCGCGCTTGGCTCGGATCGTCCTGTTCGTAGAGTCTGTGCTGTCTAGGAACTCCACACTCGGCCCATCTCTTGACAGAGGTGGAGGCTGAGTGCTGAACAAAACCCGAGGTGACTGGAACCTCCTCTTCTGAAAAAGCTTTGGATCCACTATGATGCTCGCAGCTTGCCCAGATTTCCTGTTCACTACCTTCCCAGTAACAGGCTGGCTGTGGTCTCTGTGCTGAGAAGTTTTCATAATGTGGTGTGTTTTAGTCCGTCTGCTTTCAGAAATGCCAGATGTTGCAGGAGACCCCAGTGGTGCATTATCTTCAGTTTTTGGTGCTGCCCGTATGCCGATCAGAAATGCTATAATCAGAGTGTAGCACAGCATGGACATTACGCTATGCACCTAGGAGAGAACAGACCAAGAACATTACTgtgagcaatatatatatatatatatatggtgacaTGCAAAAGGTTCCTAGTCAAGCCTAGTCAATAGATATGTGCTGATAAGGCAGTCCCAGTGAAAGTGCACTGTTAAAATATTTCATCTTCTTCGCGAGGGCCTTGCATGTGGATGCCAGATGTGGCTTTCCTCCCCAACCCTTTCAGAAATACTAACTCACATAGCAGTGATGTGCTTCATAAAGTGGGAACATTAGGAAATCATAACTGGGTTATTGTTAATTCCTGTGGTTTTTGTTATTAGGAGATGACTTATAGAGCCATTGTTTGGGGGCTTTAATGTGGAGTGCTGCTCCTGGCAAGACTCTCCACTGGTTACATGGGAACCTTTGGAGAAAGATATTTATCTATCTCACAAGAATTATTTTCTTCTCCTACAAAGAGCCACAAAGATAGCAAACATGGCTAAAGGAGGCTTGCTTGGCACCTTCGTTATACATCTTTagatgccaggtgaaaatgttcctcttcagccaggccttgaagggctgattaacattccatgtccttttaaatgtgtttaaattTGTGGGATAGGGGCttatggttttgttttcatttctattatgtattctgtgtttttattttgcatttttatgctgtgaactgccctgagatcttcggatggagggtggtatacaaatttaataaatttaattaaattaaatatttccaCAGGGAGGCCAGAACTGGTATATCTCCAAAAAAGATACTAGACACACATTTGGGTGGGCAGTACGGACATAATTAGCTTcctaaaaataaatccaaataacATGTAAGAAACTTGCAAAAAAACTGATATACTGAATTGAAAACCAATATATAAGCCCTGACCTGATCATTATAACCCATCTACATTTGTCAGTTTTGTCAGTAGTGAAGCATTAATATATTATGGTGTTGTTATTAATTTATTACCAACACTTCGCTTTAAAttcccagggcaggtcacaacatgaaaacacaataTTGAAAACTGTTTGGAACAACCTGCAATCGCAAAAGAATGGagggtcctaaaaacatacacatcaaaTGTCAAAAGCCAGAGTAAAGAGTAATAAACAATTCAACCCACAATTTAGGCTGCTTAAGGGCACTGATTTCAGGGAGCTGAAATGCATGTAACTTGCGGCCACAAATGTAAACTGAGTAAATGTTGTCAAGATtgatttccccttcttctttgtGTCGTGTTTTGGCTGAATACACTGAGTGGACAAAAAGTCTCAAGCTCTCACAAGGAAATGGTTCAGACTCTAATACTAGGCATCAGTTGCAAAGCCCTCCTAGACAAAGGGCACTCATTAGCCAGACCTCTCTGGCACACCTCAAATCACGTTTTGACCCAGAGTGAAGCCCTGTGCTGTGTGGAAGCAAGTGGCAGATGCTTCTTGCGCAAGGGCAAAAGAAGCACACCAGCCATATACCGCAGGAATATGCAGGCCCCATGTCCTGAACAATTCAAATGAAAGTCAGATGTGTCAGGACAGCTCAAATGAGTTTTCTGATGTCAATAGGGATGCTAATGAAAAAAGGTTTGCGCAACAAAATCCAGACACTAGCACATAGTAGTATCTCCACCTTTGTTGTTTAAATACAATCCTTTGGCATGTAACTCCCTTCTGAATAGCAAAAAGGAGGTTTGGGGTGGCCACAAAATGTGTTTGGGGTTAAATGCATGGGCAGATTTGCTGCTTTGAACTGTAGCAACATTCAAGAAAGAATTTATCCCCCTTTCTTTGGATCTTCTTATTGCATAGTTAAATAGTATTAGGGCATTTGCTTCCACGTCAACTtcctaacattaaaaaaatcaaattggaTATTCTTGTTGATGAAATAGATTGACATAGGAAAGAGGAAGAATTAAAAACAAGGACACAGGTCAGGTATGATTGTCACATGGAGTTTCAAGCTGGCACAGTTCTGTGCATCATCTGCAATGAGTACACTTCAGTTTGGGGACCACATCAAAGGTCATTTCTGTTCTTCCATTCATAGGCCCTATAGCACTATTGTTTCTTGGTAAGAAATTTTATTAATATTCACAGAGCATGCTGTTCACAGATGCATCTATCTTCAAGGAGAGCAATAATGCCAACGGCAGGCTTAGCTTGCAAGCATATCTCATTGTAAGTTTTATCAAGTAGTATTTCACAATGGCTTCAGCATGAAAAATTTCACAGTTTTATCAACAGGGAGAAAATATAGTCTGGCATATGGTAATACCAACTGGATAGGCTTCCATTGCTGTAATTAACTAATTGCATGTATTGCAGTGTAATCATGGCTGTCCCTAAGCATTTTGTTGTCTGAAGAACAAGCAGAAGAACAAGTTTTGTCTCTCTCCACCCATTTCCGAGGAAAACCTTGGTCCCCTCCCAGTGGTGCTTTCCTACAACTAGAATCCTGGGTTTTTttgcatccccccctcccctttatcACTTTTCCATGGCAAAAATCAGCTTAAATACCAAAAGCCTTTAAATGATCCTTGGAAAGAATAATTAGCTAGAAATCGGTGGGCTCatgtatgctttttttttttttaataaaattcaaAGACACACAATTCACTGAAGCAGTCTCGCTATCTCGTTTGATACTCTTTTAATTATTTCAAAACTGATCAAATGATTAAAAATTCTTTAATGACTTCTACACCCtgcttctaatttcatgactctGTTGCACTCAAAACCAGAGTGATGTTGACCCTGGGAATTCTGTTATGAAGAAATAATTGTGAATATGCAATGGGGACAGTATTTATTTGAGATGAATAAACGTAAGAGCATATTTCAATGtgcacccctcccccaaaaaagccttTAACATGTTGCTATACAGAATATTGAAGTATAAACTTACTGAACTCTCCATACTGCTAGAGCTGTTCTAGTAAAACGCGGGGCTTTCCTTTCCCAGTAGTAAAGATTTGAATTGTTGATGAAATAGTAATCAGTTTCCTCATACCAATAGCAAAGCTCTTTCCCCCTTAGATCTTAAAcacaaaattattaaaagaaagaaCGTTTCATTGAGAAAGACTGAAATTGTTATAAGGTACCAGCTTGAAAGCTCGCTGCAGATTGCACCCTGATCCTAtttctgtttactcagaagccccAATGAATGTATCAAGACTTATTTCCacgtaaacatgcataggatcagtcTGTTAGTCTTTAATATTTGAATATTGCTTATCTATAAATGCCCATTAAGCTTGtgttttatatatctatatatctatacaatagtacctcgggttaagaacttaattagttctggaggtccgttcttaacctgaaactgttattaacctgaggtaccactttagttaatggggcctcccgctgccgctgcaccaccaccacatgatttctgttctcatcctgaagcaaagctcttaacctggggtactatttctgggttagcggagtctgtatcctgaagcgtctgtaacctgaagcgtctgtaaccccgaggtaccactgtatctatatctatctatctatctactcggtatctatctatctatctgtctctgAAAGCTCATTTGAATGTATTCAATCAGAAGAAAAATAACACGATAAATAACTGGTCTGTCCAACTCTCCACACACTGAGATACCTTTGTTAAAAAGGGACTTCAAAGACCATCAACTTAACACAATCCATGCTACAATTAGGTCACAATCAGCAACTAGTGAAATGTACGCAAAGTTCAAGAGGATAAGCCAAGCTAtagcagaaaataattaaaacatacagGAGACGTTCTAGAAAACTTATATTCGGAACAACTGATGGAGAAGACTGCGTCTGAGAAGCAAACCTGAAAGTCAGTCACTGAATCCTtggcaaatacaaatacaatccACTCTATTTATTAATCTCTCTTTCATACATATGTATTTAGGACACACACCAACACCCTTTCACTtgcatacatatatacacacattcaCAAAGAGAAACGACCAGCTGGCAGGGAGAGGGGTAGGGCAAGGCAGTGGGGAAGCTGTTGTGGTGCAAACGCACTAGAGGAGCCAATATGgtgctcctgccagtgtgtttgcactgccattccctcccccccccacaccaacaTAGGAATGTAAGAAGCTGTCTtaaccagatgctctaccatggagcaatggcccttccccaaacaaATAAGATGGGACACAGGCATCCTCTTTCTCTCACAAAAGCATGAGAAGGAGCCCTAGGTTTGACCAGTACCATTGCAAACTACACCCGATGTTCCCACAATACAGAATTccttccactgctgctgctgcactcctACCACTACTGACTATCAACAGCCTTTCTGGGTGGGTTCCAGCACCTCCATTAACCATAATTGCAGCTGAGCCCAAGATCAGGCCAGGCAAGCCAGCTTGGACACCAGATTTTTGAGAACTTTAAATCTTCCTTAAAGTGGCAAGCAAAGGATCTTCCAATTTCCAGTGGGGAACTTTTAACCATGAAAAGGAGTACAGCTAAGCtttcataaaaatacaaattatatAATAAAGCTATACTGTACTGTGATAAATTTAGTCCTTGCATACAACAATCTTCTCCATTCAGCTCTTGCACCACTAGCAGTTAGAAAAGTCCTAATCTCTGAgtgcttccccacttcctctaTAGTCTTGCCACAGTTTACAAGCAACAAATATCCCCCCTCATTCTTAAACAGCTTCAAGTAATAATTTCAATTCTGCCAATAAACATCACATCATATCTTATGACTTGATAATAACCATCTCCCTTTCCATTGCTTGTCTCTTTTATGCAGCATTGTGGGTCAGTTTTGGGGTTATCTTTCTTCTCATACCCAAAGGGATTTACAGACAAAGGCAGCTTTCCGGgccgtgtggccagcatgactaaaccgcttctggtgcaagggAACAcggtgatggaaaccagagtgcacggaaacgctgtttaccttcccgcaacagtggtacctatttatctacttgcactggcgtgctttggaactgctaggttggcaggagctggtacagagcaacaggagctcaccctgttgtgcggattcgaaccgccaaccttctgatcggcaagcccaagaggctcagtggtttaggccacccacatccctacaaCCAAATATAGGCTTACAAACAATACCTAGGCAGAGACAGGTGCgtggcaagggggcgggggtggcccgtcccgtgttccaggggaggggggtgacactttggccacccccctcaccccaccccgctgggcgggccccaaatgggggcatgccgccttttcccccttccagtggcttttttccagcgtgaggggcaggccagcgaggagggggcgtcatgccagtgacaagcatgatgccccctcctcgctggcccgctccttgcgccgaaagaagcgacccaaaggggagaaaaaaggaagcaaagcgggcagcccagccagcgccgaaagaagcgggcgaaagggaaaggggtgggggaagcaaagcaggtgcgCTCAAGCGCCCGCTatgcttctcttttttcccctgggggcatggtgtcgcactgtgaacgtgcgtcatgacgtcatgatgcacgcacacgtcacgatgccccgcccccaggggtgcctcttggcttcccaccccgggcagccaaggggctaggaacgcccctgggcaGAGACATTCACATCTGGAATTGTTTCCAGAAGTACAGCTAGTGGGTGCCTAATTCCAAAATAGCTTTCTCTCAAGTGTTGGTAGAAATAGTAGCAGCTGATGAGCACTTGGCAAAAAGACATGTCAATTTAAGTCATTTTCCAGCAGCCTCTTGCACTTTTGTATGCTTCTTTTAGCATTTCTTTTAGCATTTGCCATCATACCAACAACCCATCCAAGTCTCTTATGCTGATTGACTACCAACTTAATCTCACAATGCAGGACACTTCCAGTGTGTTactatttttgggtgggattcagtcacatactggcaaacTCAGTTTGtgcaataaaaatttatttagaGGTCTTATGCAACAAActtgctttcccccaaatattGGACTGCTTGCATGGGAAATGTACATGGGGGAAATTACTGGAAAGTGTAGGATAACGTTTGCATGATACAATGTCAACTAAGCACTCTGCAaacgaatcaggatgaatgctcaattatCAGATCAGCCGGAAGTGACCCCAGACTCCAATCTAGGCTTTCCTGTCTCTGATATACAGTAAGAGTGCTTAGAGGTGCTTCCTTACACTCTGATTGGTTCTTGCATTTCAGTAAAATATCTACATTGGCCTTTAGGGCTGCATGTTTATTAAGGTGAGGCAAGACCAGTATGCAGCAGGTCAAAGAGTTACAAATTAAATCAAAGAATGCATGCAAAGTATGAGAATCCTCAGCATAGAGGCAAGCAAGCTCTTTTTCTCCAGCCCACTCTATTATGTATTTAGCAAAGCAGGGTTAAATTCTCTCCCTGCCACCCTCTCTAGCACCAGCAGCAATATAAAAGACTGGACATAAGGAATTTTTCCAGACTATTTTCAGTCCTCTTCCTGTTTTTAAGATAGCAAATTATTCAAGTGCACAAGCTTTCATGACATTTAATATTGAAGtttgtatttatttcaactgACAATCACAGCTCAATTATTTCCAACAAACTTTCGGGGAAtgtcccattgttttcaatgtgCATTTTTGCCATTCGTTTTAATACACCCTCTGACTGTGTGGTGCTATAAACAAATTTTGGAAGGGACACTGTGAAAAATGCACTTGAGCAGTGGTGGGTGGGTTTGAGTTTACTGAGAAGGGGCACAGGACTGGTCAGATGGGCAGAGAGACAAAGGGATCCATGTCTTTATATTGAGAAAGAAGCTGAGTAAATACAAAAGGTGGGGAATTTTGAGTTCTGGTAGGGAATTTCCCCAACCTAAAAAATGCCCTGCAGCTTCAAGTTTGAAGGGATGCCTCAGGCTTCTCCCTGCTGGCCAGAGTCTAGGTGTCTCCTCATCATGGCAAAGTGGAACTTTGAGGAGATTGTGCAGCTTTTCCAGGATGATTGACAATGTAAGATCTGTCACTTCCCAAAATGTGTGGCTGAAGTCGCCTGCATTACTCTTTTATAGCAAGGTTGGAACAAGCATGATATCCAGAATAAGGAGAGGCAGTGTATTAAGAGTAGCAAAAAAAGACAAGTAATGGCAGACACATCATTCACAAGGCTTATTGAATCTGTGGAGCCAACTACACAGCAGGAAATTCTTGAAGCAAGTTGCTAAGGGTAAATGTTAACAGTAGACTGCTTAGCTTTTCCTATTGAAAACAGCCAACAgttacactgcagggggttgtcAGGTCTTACTTCTCTGTATGAGGTACTCAGCTCACACTAAGAAAACATAGGTACTGAACCAAAAGAGCCCAATTAACAAATGAAGATAGGAATAAGCCATGTCTTTACACCTCGGTGCAAGGCGGCTTCCTACCATGTGTCTGACAACTGTTTACTGGTttggggatttttgttttgttttgtaaagtcattttatttttaaagaaactggtGCTGAAAGTTTAAGAGTAAAAGGAAGGAATCTACTTAAAAACAAATGTGCTGAGCTTGCTGATCTCATGTGCTGAGTAGTCAACCTCCCCAGCAGAAGTGGGTTGCTGTATGGAGCTGCAGCCACTAAACTAGTTTCCCAGCAGGTggatcactgctgcttaccaggcaGGAGAGAGATGGGAGTGAGATGGTGGGGACGTTGTAGTGGTACAAATGCACCTGCGGAGCCGATCCAGTgatcctgccagtgtgtttgcaccatgatGACCTCTTCACAGCcttgcccctccccctctcaGTAAGCAATAACCAACTCACTTCCAAGAAAGCTGGCATAGTGGTTCCGCCTCATCCAACAAGTTGCTTCTACTCCTGACCTGCTTTCAATTAAAGCCCAGGGGAAGAAATTGTGAGATAACTTGTCACATGGGGCTTTTTCAGATCGGATCAGGAATGGCAGGGGAGCAGAATGTTGGAGAAACCTTTAACTGGAAGAAAAACCACAAACCACCCATGGCTACCTTGCAATTAAAAAGTAGGTCCAGTCCTTTGCCCACTAAATTTATAAAGTGCCATGTGAATGaagcagaaaaatggaagcctcctTCACAGGCAAAGCAAACTTTTAAGTAGGCAAGAGGATAGCTTTCAGTACAGCACTAACCTGTACATTCTTCTGCACTActatgttcttcctcctcctcccttgggaaACTAAGCTTAGGAGGATGTGGGTAGTCCCTTTTATCTATCTGGGTGTTGGCCAGAAAGTTGCTCCACCAGCAAGATCTTTACTGTAACCAGCTGGCACACTGCTG
This genomic interval carries:
- the NGF gene encoding beta-nerve growth factor isoform X1 codes for the protein MESSVHSVMSMLCYTLIIAFLIGIRAAPKTEDNAPLGSPATSGISESRRTKTHHIMKTSQHRDHSQPVTGKVVNRKSGQAASIIVDPKLFQKRRFQSPRVLFSTQPPPLSRDGPSVEFLDSTDSTNRTIRAKRATHPVHNRGEYSVCDSVSVWVANKTTATDIKGKEVTVVVDVNYNNYPYKQYFFETKCRDPKPVSSGCRGIDARHWNSYCTTTHTFVKALTMDGKQAAWRFIRIDTACVCVISRKTENL
- the NGF gene encoding beta-nerve growth factor isoform X2, with the protein product MSMLCYTLIIAFLIGIRAAPKTEDNAPLGSPATSGISESRRTKTHHIMKTSQHRDHSQPVTGKVVNRKSGQAASIIVDPKLFQKRRFQSPRVLFSTQPPPLSRDGPSVEFLDSTDSTNRTIRAKRATHPVHNRGEYSVCDSVSVWVANKTTATDIKGKEVTVVVDVNYNNYPYKQYFFETKCRDPKPVSSGCRGIDARHWNSYCTTTHTFVKALTMDGKQAAWRFIRIDTACVCVISRKTENL